In Nicotiana tabacum cultivar K326 chromosome 10, ASM71507v2, whole genome shotgun sequence, the DNA window AGCTATATATGAACTTTCCTCACTACGGTTAGTGAAAACAATTCTAGGATTCAATGCCCTTACATGTGACATGAAGAAATGAAGAGGAgaatatccatattttgcaatCTCCCGGCCACTGTAAACCACCGACCGTTTATACAGCTAGTGACGGAACGGAAGATTCTAGATTTACCATTAATTCATCAAGAAAAGCTCTAAACTTTCACAAACATACCGAGTTGAAGCACTAGGGAATTTCATAACTTGTCTGTCCCTCATACTCTACAGAGTCTAAATCTAGCAGGGCAGTAGTCCTTAAAACTCAATAGTCAGTGGCGAAGACAGGAATTTCCCCAAgttgttcaaacttgaaagaaataagaaaaattcCCGATAAAGGGTGttaaatatatgttatatacctttAAAACCTAATAGTTTACCCATATACGCAGTATGCAAGTCAAGAATCTATACTGATATCAATGAATCTATGTGAATAGGATAACTAGAGAGAGCAGATTAAAAAGCAGAAACTAGATGATGAAGTGCTCACGCGCTAAGCTCTTGACCGCCTCCATGGAAACCAGTACTCCAAAAGATTCCAGCAGGTTTACCAGCTAATGCTTGAGTGGCCCATATCTCACTGGAGGCATCaaaaaatgctttaaattgaGCTGCCATCACACCGAAACGAGAAGGGAAACCAAAAATGAAACCATCAGCCTCCACGAGCTGTTCAGGTCTGATCTCAGGCACATCATCAGGTTTTTTAGGAGCCTTCATCTTCTCCAATATCCGCTCAGGAAGTGTCTCGGGAACCTACATGCATCTACCAATCAAATTCATGGAACTAGTAGTCAattgaatttaatttttatgcACTTAAAATTAAAATCCAATCACAGTGGCTGAGACAAAATTCTAACAAGGAGATTCCGAAACAATGCAAGAATAGCACACCGGAATTCAAACAAGCGACCTAATGCAATTTTTGAACCAGCTTTGTCACTACAATAAAAGATTCCCTAATATGAAGGAGTTCAAGAATTTATATATACACACAgaagaaattttttattttttaatcctACTTGCACATTATAAATTTTAGATTAAGGGGCTTCAATCGAACGACCTTCACTGCACATGGCTAACGAGTGAGCAATTACACATAATTGATTTTAATAGACATCGATGAATAACGTTGAAAAAATAAGGTAAATAACCTGCTTATAAACGTCActgataattttaaaaaaaaaattacatgatcaatgtatataacttaaatcttaCTACTAAAATGAAACTACTTAGGAGACATTTGGTTGGGAAATAAGTTATCCCATGATTAATTATCCCGGAATTTTATCCCACCCTCCTATGGGAATAAAAAAAGCACTACAATCCCGGATAACTAATCACGGGATTAGTTATACCACAATTTTATCCCAACCAAACACggaataaactcatctcaaatttaattccgaaattaattatccCTAGTACCAAACAAGCCCTTAAGCTAGAGCAGAAATTTGAAGAACATCTTTCCAAGACTGAGCTGTAGAATTTACCTGCCAAAGAGTTGCTTCGACACCCTGAACAGAATTGACTCCGCGTTGTATTTCTCGCGCCATAGTCTCCACATGGCCATAAAGAGAGTAATACCTGAATCAAATATCATCCAACTTAACAAAAAATAAACATAGAGAAGGCAGATGCTACTGCAAAtatgggtgtgtgtgtgtgtcactTACACAACGTAGACCTTAGTTGTCGCCATAGTTTGATCAGATGATAGCTACAGAGCTGgaaattaaaccctaaattgaaaaaTGATGGCTCAGAAGTTAACTAGTGGAGtatatgattttccttcaaataGACCTTAGCGCAGCAGGAGGATGCGTGTAAGACTCTAGAGATGTATTTTGAAGGCTTCAGCCACGTGGCAAGACCATATCATTTAAAGCTTTTGTCTCCTTTTGCAGGTTCGTTTGAGAGATTTTTACGTTCGTGCAAGTTTTAATTTAATTGCATTCTATATACAAATTTATCATTTGTATACACTTTCGAAATTAAATAAGTATTAGGAATCAATTGTTTTCCGTCTTTATTCTCTCCCCTTCTATATACAAATTTaccaattattttaatttatgatTATTCGTCTCCTGATGAAAACTACTCAGGTGGAATTACTGAATCTTCGTCTTCTAATGATGAGTTCCATTGGGTCTATAACGATTTTAATGACTACTATGACTAAATCCATTTAGTAGCATGTATCTTGACGAAACATTTGTCTTTTCATTTAGTTCTGCGAAAAGGAACCCGTGATGGAACTTCAATGTTGTTGCCTTGATGGAACTGGGTTTGATTCGTCCTTTCTTCTTTCTATTGTCTTTCCTTGTAGCATAGTGAGTCCCTCCTGTACTCTACCCTATaagtaatatttttaatttgactCTCAAAGAATACACAAGCACAACACAGAGCAAAGGAAAGGAGAGCACTAATTCCGTGCTTATTGAAATTC includes these proteins:
- the LOC107797989 gene encoding putative NAD(P)H dehydrogenase (quinone) FQR1-like 3, giving the protein MATTKVYVVYYSLYGHVETMAREIQRGVNSVQGVEATLWQVPETLPERILEKMKAPKKPDDVPEIRPEQLVEADGFIFGFPSRFGVMAAQFKAFFDASSEIWATQALAGKPAGIFWSTGFHGGGQELSALTAITQLAHHGMIFVPLGYTFGKGMFEMDEVKGGSCYGAGTYAADGSRQPTELEFQQAFHQGKYIAEITKRLGNLSQNKELREIKWSN